The following proteins are co-located in the Limanda limanda chromosome 5, fLimLim1.1, whole genome shotgun sequence genome:
- the LOC133002218 gene encoding Golgi-associated plant pathogenesis-related protein 1-like, whose protein sequence is MSVPPTVPQASSMPICPSALQPGQDRKRINCSPGRTLTTTDIMADESFQKEFLETHNAYRAMHGAPPLTLSSDMNDSSQKWADHLVELGTLKQSDTKHGENIYYMMGSGAMTGKGAVDAWYSEIKDYNWSSPGFGMNTGHFTQVVWKETTKLGVGVASVGGKVYVVAQYSPPGNMNMPGYFEKNVLEKDVGSGTA, encoded by the exons ATGTCTGTTCCTCCCACCGTCCCCCAGGCTTCATCGATGCCCAT CTGTCCCAGTGCCTTGCAGCCTGGTCAAGACCGGAAAAGGATCAACTGCAGCCCCGGCAGGA CCCTCACAACCACAGACATAATGGCAG ATGAAAGCTTTCAGAAGGAGTTCCTGGAGACTCACAATGCCTACAGGGCGATGCATGGTGCGCCGCCACTGACGCTCAGTAGCGACATGAATGATTCATCTCAGAAATGGGCCGATCACTTGGTGGAGCTCGGTACCTTAAAACAAAGCGATACAAAACATGGAGAGAACATCTACTACATGATGGGCTCCGGGGCCATGACAG GGAAAGGAGCTGTGGATGCGTGGTACAGTGAGATCAAAGACTACAACTGGAGCAGTCCTGGGTTCGGCATGAACACTG GGCATTTTACTCAGGTGGTTTGGAAAGAAACCACTAAACTGGGCGTGGGTGTCGCCTCTGTTGGTGGCAAGGTTTATGTGGTCGCCCAATATTCTCCACCTGGCAACATGAACATGCCGGGATACTTCGAGAAAAACGTCCTTGAGAAAG ATGTGGGGAGCGGGACGGCCTGA